In Vibrio sp. NTOU-M3, the following proteins share a genomic window:
- a CDS encoding site-2 protease family protein produces MELLSIDFLGKPLRLEGSMAGWQQLFWNNQLVSQLDADADRGDEDVHEFTLSDGEQQLHCRLESTVSWQPFSFSYQVLLNDQVVTKGNRDTQDIERQKPYNPPKAERKFSIIGLASLALKAFKSAKLIKVALASASLAAYSWLFSFQFAISLIACLVIHEYGHVRAMKYFGMKTKGIYLVPFLGGLALSDEKINTRWQDVVISIMGPCFGFILSLLLLCIYLVTGNMFFAGLAAFNAFLNLFNLLPILPLDGGHILKSISFSMNSVTGITLCTLAALGGVVLSYSLGLTLFGLLLVMGTLEIVLEWRSRHQSHLLPLDRYGQIVAALWYVSLVGGLISIIWFFAGTGDTLLQLPLQILGT; encoded by the coding sequence TTGGAACTGCTTTCAATTGATTTTTTGGGCAAGCCTCTTCGGTTAGAAGGTTCGATGGCTGGATGGCAACAGCTTTTTTGGAACAACCAGTTGGTTTCTCAGCTCGATGCAGATGCAGACAGAGGGGATGAGGATGTCCATGAATTTACGTTGTCAGATGGAGAACAACAGCTACATTGCCGGTTAGAGTCTACAGTTAGTTGGCAACCTTTTTCTTTTTCGTACCAAGTGTTGCTTAATGACCAAGTGGTAACCAAAGGAAATAGAGATACTCAAGATATTGAACGTCAGAAGCCTTACAATCCACCTAAGGCGGAAAGAAAGTTTAGCATCATCGGTTTAGCATCACTTGCCTTAAAGGCATTTAAAAGCGCCAAGCTAATTAAAGTCGCGCTGGCTTCTGCCAGCCTGGCCGCTTATTCGTGGCTGTTTTCATTCCAATTCGCGATATCGTTAATTGCCTGTTTGGTTATTCACGAATATGGTCACGTGAGAGCCATGAAGTATTTTGGCATGAAAACAAAAGGCATCTATTTAGTTCCTTTCCTCGGTGGCCTTGCTCTTAGTGATGAGAAGATAAACACTCGTTGGCAAGATGTGGTGATTTCAATAATGGGGCCGTGTTTTGGTTTCATCTTATCGCTACTTTTACTGTGTATTTATCTCGTCACAGGAAACATGTTTTTTGCTGGGCTTGCTGCGTTCAATGCCTTTCTTAACCTATTTAATTTGCTTCCGATATTACCGCTAGACGGGGGACATATCCTCAAGAGCATCAGTTTCTCGATGAACAGTGTTACCGGCATTACATTATGTACATTAGCGGCGTTGGGTGGTGTTGTTCTTAGCTATTCGCTTGGGTTAACCCTGTTTGGTTTGTTGCTTGTGATGGGAACATTAGAGATCGTACTTGAATGGCGTTCGAGACATCAAAGTCATTTGCTGCCGCTTGATCGCTACGGGCAAATTGTCGCTGCGCTTTGGTACGTTTCACTAGTCGGCGGTTTGATTAGCATTATCTGGTTCTTTGCAGGAACAGGCGATACTTTGTTGCAGTTACCATTGCAAATACTAGGAACTTAA